The DNA window CCACACACCATATGCAATTAATTTCCTTGCCTTATGTTCTTTAACTTCATACGTATACAATGCATATAAGATTTAGGGGTGTGTTCCTAATAGTGATGTTAAATAGCGGTTAAAGTGGTGCTATAGCGCTATTGCATAATGAAATTTGAACGAAACGTTTTTGTTCTGCGATATGTTTTAGTACAAAATACTGCTATATAGTGGTTACAACGGTGCTACAGCAGTGTTTGCGTTGCAGAATTTGAACAAACTGTTATTTTCTACGATCCGCAATTTGTTATTTTCTGCAATCTGTAGTTGACAACATTGATCttatacatatttttttcatGTGATTTTTTGAAGGTGGGTGAAGTGGGAGAATTGTCCGAGATATTTCAGTGGAAGGGCGAGGTTAAACGTGGACTTCCAGAGTTTAAAGAGGAAGAAAAAGTTCACCTCGGAGAAGAGCTTTCTGACGTGTTGCTATACCTTGTTCGTCTCTCTGACATCTGCGGTGTTGATCTTGGCAAAGCTGCTTTGAGAAAAGTCGAACTCAATGCTATCAAATATCCAGCAAAAGCTAGCAAAGAAGTCACAAACAAGGAAGATGAAATTGAAAACTCTACCTCTGCCAATAATGGTACTGCTTGAGGGTGACACATTGGAGGAGTTAGTATTATGGTTTGTATACTACTATATTGCATTGAAACTGGTATTAGATACTTGTAATTTTCTCACAGATTTTTTTGATGTTATGTATTTCCTTTTCAAATGTGAGATACGGTGAACTATACCTTTTATCCATTTTAATGAAATTTGGTTTATCTTTTGGAAGTGTCAAAAATGTTTTGGAGATGTATAATTGATTCTGAAATGATTTTGAGGAGTTTGGTTCTTCTAAAGTATAATTGATTCTACCTCTAAAATTGATTCAATTTGAAGCTAAAATTTATAGCTTTTGagtttaaacatgatttttacactgaaatttgttTTTGATAGAAACCCAAAACCCGAAATTACATAGTTTCCCGATTTCTTGTCTCTATCAATACACTACTAAGGCATAACAAATTTGCCTATTCCCCCTTTGTTAAATACAATCTCAAAATTGTGAAaacagaaagaaagaaaagaatgtGTAAGTTGTAATCAGAACATTCCATGCAAGTTGTAATCAGAACATTCCATGCCTTATTGATCTGCTTTGAGAAAGAATCTTCCTATaggttttttaatttttataatattttcttgTCACCTAAAAACACGTGCATGTATTTAATTGTATTCAATCCTCACATAAAATGATACGGTGTAGGCTTTAGGTGTAAATTGGTGTACATATATcattcctcatatatatatatatatatatatatatatatatatatatatatatatatatatatatatatatatatatatatatatatatatatatatatatatatatccttgaTTTGTAATCCATTATGTAAAATGACCAAGGAAAATAAAGTTGTAATTGGTCATGGATAACTATAAAGTGTGATCCCTGTAAAAATAACTAAAAACTATGGATTGTGATTGTTGATTTGGTTATCAAACAGTCACGTCTTAGTAAAGGCAAAACTCATTCAAATCTATTATTAAGAGAAAATTATTAAAGTCTTGTTAAAACAGGGACATCAGATACAAGGACGCATATTCGAACCCGCAACATCCCACTTATTCACCTTTAAGTAAATTAAGAGTGTAAACTAAGAGTATGCAAGGACATCACAACAACATTAACACTTCAAATAGACAACAATACATCAAGTAAATTAAGAGTGTAAACTAAGAGTATGCAAGGACATCACAACAACATTAACACTTCAAATAGACAACAATACATCACAACGTAAACACTTCAAATAGACAACAGTTATCTGCAGCACATTCATAAAATACTGAAAACGAACATAAACCATTGGCTACAGAAAGACCTTGCAAGACAATGTAGTTTGCTGGATATGGTGTTCAACTAAAACCTGATCTAGATAGGAGATGCAACAGCTACAAGAAAACGgttctgttagacgctggcctatagatctagagggggggtgaatagatctcactaagtttttacagatttttctacagactcgagcgaaagcggttctgaatcgacttgcgtctattctggaccgctattgcaaaggtcgtatgtgtttcaaaaccaaaacgtAAGTGGaatttgatggtgaagtaatatgatagctaaccaatacgtttaacaactgaaatccaattaacttctagattgacaactttgatttgcaatgcagtaagattggatcaagcaaaaacacaaacacttggtgcttataaccaattatgaacagaaagtaaaagagaaagtaaaagcgacaagaacacgatatttgtttaggcagttcgtcgatcgtcctcgctacgactacgtctgcccccaattccaaattgaaattgggtaatctttcattaatgttgaaagtagtatatacaaagaagataacaaagcgataaacgataaaccaattatgtcgatcctttgaatcttcttcccccttaatcttgagcaagatcaaggttatccaagagcttcacttcgattcccttctgcagtgtcttgattccttgaactccccgttcctcaatcgttacactcagccgaatcctcaatgaacgcctcttgataaaaacccccaagaaccacccgtcgtggaggacaaaacccgcagattttattcaccaacaaaccccacgaaccttcacccactaggaatcttcaattccgttccatggacgttatcgaactcatcactaacccgcaacgcaagaatgattatgtgtaattgtgttggagatgatgaagaacgaagatgagaagcgtttgtgtatctttcagtcgttggtgttgattgaataattacccttgcacaatatatatgattgcataacagttagaaccaagaaaaactgatttttgaactttcttgatcagttaggtcgaccacttgtagtgcttaggtcgacctaacagagcttgcagaatttttctcccagttaggtcgacctgttgaaggagtaggtcgaccagaatccttttctgatgcattctggaggctttttcacagatcaggtcgacctagttgccatgtaggtcgacctaacagactgatgtgaagatttcttcattttgagtcgacctaaatggtctgtgagtcgacctagcagaggtatatggattttccttcattttaggtcgacctaggttgatagtaggtcgacctaactgctgattttctgcatttttcatgtccagcttgagttgagtcgacttatatgccaagtggatcaccttgtgcttgctttcatgagtgatcaaattcctccttgttgtttgaatgctcatttgagtttgccataaatcaaaaacatctttgagtgtaatcttgtattcacaaactccccctttttgatgatggcaaaccaatactcaaaagctttggtagtaagtgatgaagactcaacaagactcccccgtacatccagcatctatctctcaaccaagaagtctcttcacaaagctcccccgtacactcagcatcacaaagctcccccgtacactcagcctCTATTGTatttatctccccctttgacaacatcaaaaagagaaacaagaaaacagagtaggagagtaacaagagaaataaagaataccgatagtcatagagatagataacatgtaaatggtgaaatcataagaactaaacatgttttaaagaaaactaacaacatacatagtagtccaaGAGATTAATAAAAGACACCACAGAGTattacatcatataatgttttaacaaaaagaacttaatgacatgaaatgcaatgaaatgatgatatgataaacgatatgtcctaacgccttccccttcttcctcttcctctttgaaatgtatgaggtcgatcttcctcaacctgttccaacaaatccagcacagacatgttaagagtgttgaagctttggcttatgttagcatggcgatgcaatgccgtttcttcaaactgattctgcctcaatacaGAGTTtgatgcaaacgtctcaaaatcgttcttttgttcctgaaccaagccgtacaacgattgatattgacgttgttgttcctcatatctctcttgttgaagctgctgcattgtttgaaattgaagctgttgagtttcaaaattctgctgttgttgaagttgcatagcttcaagcatagaaattatgttggattgatcaggaggaggtggagctgtgtatccccaagggatatcctcttgttgtggcggaacatatctccaatttgcatccgtgtcatgagctgcatcttccatggtatgatcctcatcatttgctatttcttgatcatttccttcttcttcattttctgcagTGTGACCAAATtctgtaggatcatcatagttgtagatgatttttccggtccccttttgaatgagataataggttcccctatttggatcccaatgatatcccatgagagttaaggttgtttgggaaaAGTCCTGGTTCTGTTTCATGCTAATGTATGATAATCCATCGAgcttcatgccgaaatggttcacaaTTGTTTGTATGATCGAGCCATAACAAAGAGCGGTAGTCTTCTGCTTTACTTCCTCAAACTTAGCAGtcagaaagtgtggccagtgcacacgtgtTCTGTTTTGAATCAAGTACATCAACAtaatctcattcctttcaattctggaaaatccgcctgctcgtggtcgaatgactcttgagatgacccaatttagaagcctaggatctctcttcaggtgaccggctgttattgtttcattaggtttgtcaaagacggaaggatctttgaggatagacttcatgtaggccacatgatcaTAGACTCCCGGTACGTCCCCGTCTTCTATACGTAATTCATCGCCTACAATGTTGAGACCAAAGATACTGATCCAAGCACGTTTGTCAACGATATGAGATcttgaccccatcttaaacctaaaattacagcctgcttctcttgtgaaccctgcatagaatgCCCTAACAGTATTCTCACAGTATggtgtggcacattccaaaaggggATGAACATTTTGATGCTCAATAAGACTCACAACTTCAGGAATATGCATATTTTTAGCAATATGTTGATTGAAAATGTACTGCTTTACTactttccttttcatttgccatttttcaaagttatctctacaatcagggtgaacaagggctacagcacttaccggttgtgaggatgatccagatgcaacttcctttccctttcttgattttggaggcatagttgttgatgattttgtgtaagaaggatgattttgaacagtttttgagtttgaggagttagggttagccgtaccaaatgtgatgaggATGAGAGGGAATGCAAAGATGGAATGTTTTGAGTGAATAagaatgggtcgggtcgacctaacagacccaaatttggaaaacttaacgcagtaggtcgacctaaggtgaggttgggtcgacctaacagaagtaacatgaaaactgaccaaattaggtcgacgcaactggaactttttggtttttctaaagaagcttcttatgtaggtcgactcaaatacagggtaggtcgacctaagttgctttcaatgatgaaaatgccttagaaatgtttctatatgatgtatttttgttttgtcatttgcttgaatgcacaaccattgtatgttatgaatgaaatgatgagcacatatacataagtatttgagaagagtagataagagcacatgaagtcactataagcatgttaattgatagcatattatagcatcaataaaatttttggaagtgaacaataaacatgttaccgctttctcaatatgtaggtgttttgtcatcattgtgtggagtcttcttgtcagtgtgccatactcctagatttgatattgaattgttttgatggaatgtttcacaggttgattcttgcgaaaaacttatctagtatcaattactcgatgttctcccggatgcgggacatagtcccaaacaatattctgctaagaataggtttaaaatctctttgcaatgcaacttgccaatttgcacatcaagtactgCGTCCTATGTGTTTCTCGGAATATCTGTATTTGTAATGTATCTCATACATTTGCTATGGCTAGGACACCTATgtttcctttgccaagtatgattcttcaaactgtcttcatagatgacataccaagagagatatgccttcttttatgtgtcttgaacatcctttATCAATGGGATCATCACCTATCaatgatgtcaagacacttttcctgcaagattaatttagagtggaaggtccccaatcttcattgggtcctaattGGTGAGTACATAatgtgttgcacttaggcaaccattgaaacactcctttaggaactaagattctcctaaatttgcatttttcaatggtatgaccctttttgcaacaataatgacaggtaatatgatgagagtgTGCTgtcttgctagttgatactttaggtacaaaagtgtatttactatataacggagtatatgatcttttgaacttatttggatcaactgcaaaagttatttttggttgtagagccttgtctaacttgacttttagatctcttacttctttttgccaaatatgacatgtctcacaaccaaaccatgacgtaggatcaatatcaactttatccttttgaatgtctaacatagattgttttaaagcttccatatccttttcggtcttctcaacttttgattcaaggtatgaaaagattttcttatttgaggccaaaagtttgaaagcttcaattgcatctctatgtagttcttcaaaagctaattttaattgatcatgagataccttatctacaagttcaggtttaagatgacttacacgtttctttttcttgtgttgatgagctgTAAGACATAAGTTtaccgattcttcttcatcgcttgatgagtcttcactagatgaatcactttcccatgctatgtaagctcttttagatttgttatgatctttgctttggttcttctccttttctttcttaaggtatggacaatccggtttgtaatgaccggcttttccacaattgaagcaaagacctttgatctttccatTGTTAGAGTCATCTTGGTTGAACctttttgattgctttctatagttgatcaatcctttgtcagaatgttttgctccatttttctttatatacttgttgtaccttcgcacaaacagtcccatttcttcatcatcggagtcttcgtcatcactagtctcactatcctttggctctcgttttgaggtcttggagctcgaagcttttagagctattgacttcttctctacctctttctccatgttcttttctttctttgtcctcttctcatgcatgtcaaggcatttaagatgctgttcatgttcctctagtttaccaaagagagtggtaatgtctaaagtgttgagatcatttgcttccttaattgctgtaactttgggctgccattccctgttcaaacaccttaagattttgttagtagcaactgcattggaaacaggtctatcaagagaatttaatcgatttttcaggtgaacgaatcttttctgcatgctttcgatggtttcaccatcttccatgtggaaaagttcgaactcttgagttaacgtattgatcctagctagtttgacatcatccgttccctcgtgggcaacttgcaatgtgtcccacatagctttagctgatctacaatgggaaacgcgatagtattcatcaactcctagagctgagattagaatgtttctcgctttccaatcgtatgcatatttcttttcatcttcagcattccaagtatcttctggttttggaacaactgcaccagctgcatttgtcatagtgatctgaaatggaccattgacaatagctgtccagatgttcctatcaattgcattgatatggacacacatacaatccttccaatagccgtagttttctccgttgaaaactggagctctattatgagcccctttaggtccagaagccatctttccaataagtgtttcacgtagcacggaataaaccagagctcttgatgccacttgttagacgctggcctatagatctagagggggggtgaatagatctcactaagtttttacagatttttctacagactcgagcgaaagcggttctgaatcgacttgcgtctattctggaccgctattgcaaaggtcgtatgtgtttcaaaaccaaaacgtAAGTGGaatttgatggtgaagtaatatgatagctaaccaatacgtttaacaactgaaatccaattaacttctagattgacaactttgatttgcaatgcagtaagattggatcaagcaaaaacacaaacacttggtgcttataaccaattatgaacagaaagtaaaagagaaagtaaaagcgacaagaacacgatatttgtttaggcagttcgtcgatcgtcctcgctacgactacgtctgcccccaattccaaattgaaattgggtaatctttcattaatgttgaaagtagtatatacaaagaagataacaaagcgataaacgataaaccaattatgtcgatcctttgaatcttcttcccccttaatcttgagcaagatcaaggttatccaagagcttcacttcgattcccttctgcagtgtcttgattccttgaactccccgttcctcaatcgttacactcagccgaatcctcaatgaacgcctcttgataaaaacccccaagaaccacccgtcgtggaggacaaaacccgcagattttattcaccaacaaaccccacgaaccttcacccactaggaatcttcaattccgttccatggacgttatcgaactcatcactaacccgcaacgcaagaatgattatgtgtaattgtgttggagatgatgaagaacgaagatgagaagcgtttgtgtatctttcagtcgttggtgttgattgaataattacccttgcacaatatatatgattgcataacagttagaaccaagaaaaactgatttttgaactttcttgatcagttaggtcgaccacttgtagtgcttaggtcgacctaacagagcttgcagaatttttctcccagttaggtcgacctgttgaaggagtaggtcgaccagaatccttttctgatgcattctggaggctttttcacagatcaggtcgacctagttgccatgtaggtcgacctaacagactgatgtgaagatttcttcattttgagtcgacctaaatggtctgtgagtcgacctagcagaggtatatggattttccttcattttaggtcgacctaggttgatagtaggtcgacctaactgctgattttctgcatttttcatgtccagcttgagttgagtcgacttatatgccaagtggatcaccttgtgcttgctttcatgagtgatcaaattcctccttgttgtttgaatgctcatttgagtttgccataaatcaaaaacatctttgagtgtaatcttgtattcacaggttCTACATAATTTACACAAATACAGAACATTACAAATTAGCAATCTTTGAGTTCGAGCTAGATCAAAAACTTGTTAGATATTACATTTTTCCGAAGTAGGAAATTACGGTTGGTTGTTTATCATCTGCTGTCTTCAAAACCTTGTTAGATATTACCtttttccaaagtaggaaaataAGGTTGATTGTTTATCATCAGCTGTCTTtgccttttcctttttctttgccgGGTTTGCACTTGACTTGTCATTATTTGCTAAAAATGGTTTCAAATCTGATGAAATAGCTTCATATTCACGCTTGATTGGAAACTTGCTTACATTTTGAGAAGGGGGAGAGCCACTGAATTTTAAGTCACTTTCACCCTCCTCTGTTTTCGCTTCTTCAATGAGGTCTTTCGTTGGTTCGGTTTTGACAGGTTCATGAGATAATGTTTTATGCTCTGG is part of the Vicia villosa cultivar HV-30 ecotype Madison, WI linkage group LG2, Vvil1.0, whole genome shotgun sequence genome and encodes:
- the LOC131646048 gene encoding uncharacterized protein LOC131646048; translated protein: MSEVHEGDSVTIGKLKQLQAQFAKDRNWDQYHSPRNLLLAMVGEVGELSEIFQWKGEVKRGLPEFKEEEKVHLGEELSDVLLYLVRLSDICGVDLGKAALRKVELNAIKYPAKASKEVTNKEDEIENSTSANNGTA